DNA sequence from the Leptospirillum ferrooxidans C2-3 genome:
TGGGGGATCCCGATCCCGGGAAAAGGATCATGAATTCTCCAGCGTATTTTTCTCCAAAGCTTCCAAGAAGACTCCGGGCAGACAAATCATTCTCCGGGGTCACGACAAATCTGGGGAGATTGCGTTGGGTTTTAAAACCGAGACGACTCATGACATGAAGGATCTGATCCGTCAGATGGGTCAATTGATTGGGAACGACAATCTGATCCGTATAGACAACGTGGTCGATCAAGAGATTTTTGTGGTCGGCCGTACCAACCCTTCTTCCCGCTCCGCTTGCGAACACCAAGGATCTCGAACGGGGCCCACGGGAGAAAAGGTCAACAGCCACATCGTACGATGCGCTCCGGATCTCCCGAAGAAAAGATCCGTATCGCTTGTAATAGTCAAAAGACGATTCATTTTTCTCTTGATTGCGCCTGGGGAGTGAAAGCACCCGCGTCAAATCCGGCTCTTCATCGAAGAGCGAAGAATACGCCGCTTCCATGACATAGTCGATGCGAGCATCGGGACAGGAGTCCCTGACAGCGGAAATGGCCGGCTGTGTCAGGACCATATCACCAAATGCCCGCAAGCCGACCAACAGAACGTTCTTTTTTTTGGTATTCTCCAACCTGCTCAACAAAGGGGGGGTGATCACGGAGAAGAATGGTCACCCTTCGCATGAGCTTCTTCAATCAGCATGATGGGAATATCTTCCCTGATCGGATAGACCAGCTGGCAACTCTCGCAGACAAGCCCGGGCGGAGAGGTTTCCTCAATCAAATCCCCCTTGCACTTGGGGCAGACGAGAATGGACTTTAAAAACGGGTCAAGAGCCATGATGTTCCTTTCGACTTCAAACAAGAGTGAATTTCTGTCGCCCCAATTTTCACATTTGGGCAAGTCTAAAAACCTACTCCAGCAATTCGGTATCTGACAGAAAGAGGTTGACCGCCTCCTCGAAGGAGGATACTCGAAAGGCGAGATCATCCCTCTTTCCTGCTTCTTGGGGAAGTATCCAGAAATTATGACATCCCAAAGACTTCCCCGCAAGAACATCCCCTTCTGAATCCCCCACCATCATCGAAGATCCGGGATCCCCATGAAAAACTTCCAAAGCCTCTTCCAGCATTCCCGGAAGAGGCTTCCTGCAACCACAAGAGACCCGGTAACGATCCACGGAAGCCTCCCTGAAATGGGGGCAATAGAAGAATCCATCGAGATGAGCTCCTTCTTTTTTGAGGATTCCGTTCATATAAGAGTGTGTTTCCCGGACAAAATCCTCTCCAAAATATCCTCTGGCCACTCCGGACTGATTGGTGACCACCACAACCGGAATCTTCAAGGAATTGAGCCTTCTGATGGATGAAAGAACCCCCGGAAGAAATTCAACATCGGACAGTTTTGACAAGTATGGAATATGCCGGATCAGGGTGCCATCCCTGTCGGCAAGAACGATGGGCCTTTTTTTCAAGTGTTCATGACCTCACTTCCTGAACTCTCCAATTCTGATGGTGTCGCTCCCTGTTCTTTTTGCATCCGGATTCTCCGCAGATCCTCAAAAATGGGACCATGTGCAATTTCCCAAGTCAGACCGGTCATGCACCTGTGATCGATGGGACATTCCCGGAGAAGGCACGGAGCACAAGTCACATGATGGCTCAGAACTCGTATTTTTCCACCCAATGGCCCTGTCGCTACAGGGTCGGTGGGACCAAAAAATACAGTACCGGGTAGACCAAGAGCCGCACCCATATGCATCATTCCCGAATCGTTTGTCAAAAGATAATCACATCCGGATAGGATCGCAAGACTATCTGAAAGAGCGGTTTTTCCCTGAAGAGCCACGACCTTCTCTTTCGGAAGCGCCTGTTCGAGCACATCCGCTTTTTCACGATCCTTCCCCCCGGAAAAAAGGATGATCCGAATACTGGGATAATCGATCAGCAAACGGGAAAGAAGGGAGATGAAATAGGAGGATGGCCAGGTCTTGGCGCTTCCAAAAAAAGCACCGGGATTGACCGCAAGAAGAATCTCTCGACCATCAAGAGCTCCCAAATGGCGAGCCATCGCATCCCTTCTGCGGGAATCCGGGACAACAAGCTTCGGAGGGTTAAAGGAGAGGTCGTGAAAAACAGACTGCACCATCTCCTGATAGTAAGTAACCTGATGGAAATGATGGTTGGCCCATGCAGGATAATTCAGCCGGCGGCTGAGAAAAAAAGATCTCCCCTCATGGGCGTAGCCGATTCTCTCCTTGCAGGGAATTCTCCAGAGTTCATAGGCGGAGCGAAACGAAAGGGGAAAACAAAACCCCAAATCAAAAAAAATCTTCGATGAAATATTGGTGGGGTTATAGGACACCACATCCGAGAATTCGGACAAGAGAGCTGTAATGGGTTCCGGACCCATTACAGAGATTTGAACATTCTGATAGCGTGATCGTATCGCCTGGATGGAGGATAGGGAAACAATTGCATCCCCTATCCAGTTGGGGATTCTTACAATGATCCGAGTTGGTAACACAGATGTCAAAGCCCCCTCAGATCCGAAAGTCGGATTTTAAGCAAAAAAGTCGATCCTAAAAAACTGGGAATCTTCCAATTGCCCGTAACTCACTATTTACATTGAATCTTTTGATGTTTCCATACAATAAAAATCGATAAGCTATCTGTCCAGAGAAAATAAATTTGAAACCCAAGCATCATCAACATATTCCGGAAGAACTGCATCAATCGGACCTTTTATGCCAAATGCTCTGGGATAGAAACTCCTGATAAAGCGGCTTCGGAGAAAAGCCTCCCAGCTCTGAAGATCAGAAGGGTTCAAAGCCAGCGACTTTTGGATCAGCTCTTTTCCATAGCGTTCACCATTTTGGTATGCAAGCATCTTGATCCCGGTCTCTCTGAGCCATCTTGACTTGAGTTTTAAAAAAGCGGATCTGGAATCTGGATTGTCTTTCAGATAATACTTTTCTTTCAGAATGGAAAAGAATACATCGTGTTTTAAAATCAGTCCAAAATCGAATATTCTCCGAATACTATCCGCTTTAGGGTGTACCCGATATTCGACCAATGACTGCGGGACGATAACCACCCTGCCCTTTTCATACATCCTGAAAGAAAAGTCTGTATCTTCGAGCCAAAATGGGTCGAACCTTGAGTCAAACATACCGGCCTTCTGTATCGCTGAAGCCCTGATCAAGAATGTTGATGTCTGCGGCTCGTAAAATGGGTCTCGCTGCCATCTCTCCGTTTTTCCAAACAGTATGGAAGCCCATCTCGGAATCTGCGGAGCAGAGTCTTTCCCGATCACTTCACCATCAGGGGATATTTCATCCTTCCAGGATCCCACCAGCGTAATATCAGGATCCTGTCGAATAGCTGAAAGCTGTAAAGAGAGTCTATCCGGCTTCATTCTGTCATCACTGTCAAGGAAAGCGATGAATTCTCCGCGGCTGGCAAGGATCCCTTTATTTCGAGCGGATACCGCTCCTGGAATAGGTTCCGTAACAATACGGACCCTATCCGGATGTTTGAGGTGCCATTTTTCAGCTACCGACAAAACACCCGGCAAGGCATGATTATTGACAAGAACAATTTCATAATCATGCTCTTTTTGCTGGAAAACAGATAAAAGTGCTTCATCAAGTTCCAATTCATACCGGGTCATTGGAATGACAACAGAGACTAGTGGAGTCATCATTTCCTTAAGGCAAATAAAAAATCTATCTTTTTACCAAAAAACCATTCATGCATTTTTGCATCCATTACAGAAATTGGGAAAATAATGAATCCAAGGAAGAGCCCTTATTCCAAAAAAGACAATATCACTACATGGAGATAATTTCCTTCAAATCGCTCTTCCAGGAATAGAGCCAGGTTTTCATTTTGAGGATCCTTTTTTTTGTCTTTTGGGAAAGACTTCTTTTGCTGCCAGGAACCTGATCCTTGAAGGGCCATAGATCGATGATATCCGATCTGCTCCACTTTTCCTCAAGCTTTAAATGCGGTGGATGGGAACAGACAACAGGTAATCTCTTGGAGCTGGCATCCGTTGCCCGAATGAAGTGATGAACAAAAGAGCTTCCCAAGATCATTGGACTTTGATCAAACCTCCCTTCTCTCTTCAATTTTTCGATCTGGAGGTAAAGGTCCCAGTCGGCAGACTGGATCCTCGGATCGAGTCCTCCGAGTTGCTCAAAAACAGTCCGGGAGATCAAATGACAATGGCCCATAATCCCCTGAAATGATATGTCCTCATATTTTTTTTGAATCTTGCTTGAAATATCATTGAAGTCGCCGTACATGATGGATATTTTTTTTTCGAGATTTTCTCTTTGGTTTCGATCCCATATTCGCCTGTTTACATATCTCCAACGGTAATAGAGAACATCTTCCA
Encoded proteins:
- a CDS encoding glycosyltransferase family 9 protein, encoding MVGLRAFGDMVLTQPAISAVRDSCPDARIDYVMEAAYSSLFDEEPDLTRVLSLPRRNQEKNESSFDYYKRYGSFLREIRSASYDVAVDLFSRGPRSRSLVFASGAGRRVGTADHKNLLIDHVVYTDQIVVPNQLTHLTDQILHVMSRLGFKTQRNLPRFVVTPENDLSARSLLGSFGEKYAGEFMILFPGSGSPTKNWPADRYVELGFELLRKGFPLLVLGGKNDSDAVGSVVRGLGALPGVYLSRFRGIVQNDLNTLKGIISLSTGAIGNDSGPLHLTQSIGKKALVLFGPGDHVSYRPFSGGMVRKGLACSPCQSFSSLCPDNQCMKSIDVNSVLCAWDELENPL
- a CDS encoding Trm112 family protein, translated to MALDPFLKSILVCPKCKGDLIEETSPPGLVCESCQLVYPIREDIPIMLIEEAHAKGDHSSP
- a CDS encoding D-glycero-alpha-D-manno-heptose-1,7-bisphosphate 7-phosphatase — translated: MKKRPIVLADRDGTLIRHIPYLSKLSDVEFLPGVLSSIRRLNSLKIPVVVVTNQSGVARGYFGEDFVRETHSYMNGILKKEGAHLDGFFYCPHFREASVDRYRVSCGCRKPLPGMLEEALEVFHGDPGSSMMVGDSEGDVLAGKSLGCHNFWILPQEAGKRDDLAFRVSSFEEAVNLFLSDTELLE
- the waaF gene encoding lipopolysaccharide heptosyltransferase II, whose amino-acid sequence is MLPTRIIVRIPNWIGDAIVSLSSIQAIRSRYQNVQISVMGPEPITALLSEFSDVVSYNPTNISSKIFFDLGFCFPLSFRSAYELWRIPCKERIGYAHEGRSFFLSRRLNYPAWANHHFHQVTYYQEMVQSVFHDLSFNPPKLVVPDSRRRDAMARHLGALDGREILLAVNPGAFFGSAKTWPSSYFISLLSRLLIDYPSIRIILFSGGKDREKADVLEQALPKEKVVALQGKTALSDSLAILSGCDYLLTNDSGMMHMGAALGLPGTVFFGPTDPVATGPLGGKIRVLSHHVTCAPCLLRECPIDHRCMTGLTWEIAHGPIFEDLRRIRMQKEQGATPSELESSGSEVMNT
- a CDS encoding glycosyltransferase family 2 protein; translation: MTPLVSVVIPMTRYELELDEALLSVFQQKEHDYEIVLVNNHALPGVLSVAEKWHLKHPDRVRIVTEPIPGAVSARNKGILASRGEFIAFLDSDDRMKPDRLSLQLSAIRQDPDITLVGSWKDEISPDGEVIGKDSAPQIPRWASILFGKTERWQRDPFYEPQTSTFLIRASAIQKAGMFDSRFDPFWLEDTDFSFRMYEKGRVVIVPQSLVEYRVHPKADSIRRIFDFGLILKHDVFFSILKEKYYLKDNPDSRSAFLKLKSRWLRETGIKMLAYQNGERYGKELIQKSLALNPSDLQSWEAFLRSRFIRSFYPRAFGIKGPIDAVLPEYVDDAWVSNLFSLDR
- a CDS encoding glycosyltransferase family 2 protein, which encodes MDLVVPIHGHLELNRLFFHYLAKNTHHSFRLIVVDNFSQDQSAAFFEEQQKAGHHILVIRNPGNQCYPVSINQGAMAGSAPIIGLLNNDIIVAPGWDKPLVRSLMEDRVPVVSPAGLEHFPDKKLEDVLYYRWRYVNRRIWDRNQRENLEKKISIMYGDFNDISSKIQKKYEDISFQGIMGHCHLISRTVFEQLGGLDPRIQSADWDLYLQIEKLKREGRFDQSPMILGSSFVHHFIRATDASSKRLPVVCSHPPHLKLEEKWSRSDIIDLWPFKDQVPGSKRSLSQKTKKRILKMKTWLYSWKSDLKEIISM